In Deltaproteobacteria bacterium, one genomic interval encodes:
- a CDS encoding sodium/sulfate symporter — translation MSAQDVRETSPDELLVHEEEPQGPTQSGKSIIIKLLIALGLFLLIYFLPRPENLTVEGKNLAAILIPIVFLWISEAIPIGVTALLATALMIIFKVTKSSAAWAPYANQTVMFVLMIIM, via the coding sequence ATGAGTGCTCAAGACGTGCGTGAAACATCCCCAGACGAGCTTCTCGTGCATGAGGAAGAACCCCAAGGCCCGACCCAGTCCGGCAAGAGCATAATCATCAAATTGCTGATTGCCCTGGGCCTGTTTCTTTTGATCTACTTCCTGCCCAGGCCAGAAAATCTTACTGTGGAAGGAAAGAATCTGGCGGCCATTCTCATACCCATCGTGTTCTTGTGGATTTCCGAGGCCATCCCCATCGGGGTTACGGCCCTTCTGGCCACGGCCCTTATGATCATTTTCAAGGTCACGAAGTCATCGGCGGCCTGGGCTCCCTACGCCAACCAGACGGTCATGTTCGTTCTGATGATCATCATGTT